The sequence CAGCTGGCTCAATAAATTTGACCCAGAGCGAGCCGAAAAAGGCTTGCCTATGCCGACGTTCGCGCTAGAGCCTCTCGATAAAGGTGCGTTTGATCTCAAGCTGAAAATTGATATTCGTGAAGAGTTCAACCTTCAAGAAAACGAACAAGGCAATTGGAAGCAAGGTGATACCCGTTATGAATGTGTCAGTGGCTTTGAAGCGCGAGCCGATGAAGACCAGCTCGGTGAATTGGTCTACTTTGTCGGCCACTTAGATGATTTGCCATGAGTGAGTTAACCCTCGCGACGCCTGAGCAATTGACTCAGGCTGTGGAAAGTTTAGTGCTGACGGCCAGTGATAAGTTTGAGCTGAATAAACGCATGGCCAACCACGCAAGGCAGTTCTTTCGTCAGCAAATTCGTGCTCAGCGAGATATAGACAACAACCCGTACCAAAGCCGAACACGGCGAAAAACAACCCAACTATGGGATGGCACTCAAGCGCAGAACACCGTGAACAATAAAAACATGTTGCTGGGTTTTGGTAAGGCGTTAAGAACTCACGTTACAGAAGAGAGCTTTGAGGTTGGCCTAAAAGGCGTCGCAGGTCGCATTGGCCAAGAGCACAACCAAGGCGATCAAGTGTCATTTACGACTCGCGTTAATGGTCACTACAACAGTAAAACAGGTCAATGGACAGGTGGCGTAAAAACCAAGCGCAATTACCAAATGCCCAAACGAACCTTCATTGGTTGGACACCTGCTCTAGAGCGAGAGTTACTCGCCATGGCAGCGGAACACTTTGCACTAGAGGATGCAGCGTAATGGATAAACAAGAAGTAGAGAAAACGGCGCTACCCACTTTCAAGATTAAGCCAGCGAAAACAAACTTAATCGTGAAAGACCCAACAACCCGAGAGCCACTGAAAGCGGCAGGTGAAGATAAACCTCGTAACGCTTACTGGCTACGTAGACTCGCTGAAAAAAGTATCGTGGTCATCGATAAAACAGCCAAGCCCACAGCCAAAAAGGAAACTAAATAATGAGTATTGGTTTTGCTGAAGTACCCAGCACCGCTCGCGTTCCCGGTGTTTACATTGAAATTGATAATAGCCTGGCAAACAGCGCAGAAGACTTGCAAGCTATTTTGGCGATCGGTAATGCGGTCAGTGACGCAACGGTCGCGCCAAACAAAGTCACGCTTTGTATGGATGAGACGATTGCGGCAGCTTCGTTTGGTGCCAATAGCGACATAGTGGAAATGATCACCTATTTCCGTAAGCAAGATAAAACCATGCCTATCTTTGCGGTCAGTGTTGAAGATAGTGACACCGCAAGCGCCTTAGCCGCGTTGGGTGACGTTCAATATCACCACATCATGTGCTCATTGAATGACAGTACCACCATTCGAGAGTTAGGGACTTTTCTTGAAGAGCGATATGGAGCCTTAGAGCAAGTACCAGGCATCGCGTATCTACCAAAGAAAGGCACACACGCAGAGCTCATCACCTTTGCACCAACAAGCAACTGCGCGTTAATCAACTTTCTGCCCATCAATAACTTGGGTGACTCTGCAGAAGCGCCACTGTCAGACGCGGCAGCGATTGGCGCATGGGTTGGTCAAATCGCCCCATCATTGGCGATTGACCCTTGCAGGCCACTGCAAACGCTCAAGTTAAACGGTGTTTACTCACTGGCAGAACAAGAGTGGGACTGGGCTGAACGTAACCTCTTTTTGTATGAAGGGTTAAGTACCTACACGGTGAACTCAGCGAATGAAGTGTTAGTCGAGCGCGCCGTTACCGCTTACACCGAAAACGCAGCTGGCGTAACGGACAACAGTTACCTCGATGTTATGACGCCGGCAACCGCCATGTATTTTCGTCAGAAGCAGCGCTCGTTGATCTTAAGTGTCTACCCTCGCCATAAAGTCGCGAAAGACGGAACCAAGTTCGCCAAAGGTCAGCCTATTGTGACGCCGACCATGTTCAAAGCCAAGCTGTTGACCTTGTATCGAGATTTGGAATACCAAGGCATCGTGCAAGATTTCGATGGCTACAAAAAGTCGCTTATTGTCGAGCTCGATGAAACCAACAAGCAGCGCGTCAACTACCAAGATTCACCGCAGTTCGTGAACGGTTTGATCATCGTTGCAGGCAAAATTCAATTTAGGAAGTAAGTCATGGGAACAAAAATCACTAGCCGTGCTGTCCTTAATGCGGGCTCATTGGGGCGCCTTCCCATCAAGGAAGGGGCGGAATATGGCCTTGGCAACATGAAGCGCGAAACCATAATGGGTGACGATGGCCCTTTGGGTTTCTCTGAACAATTCTCGGATGCGCCTTTCATCAAATGCACCATCATTCACGCTCAAGACACCGATGAAAAAGCCATTGCTGATTTTGTGGGTGAAGACATCACTTTAGAAACAAATACAAACCGCGCTTACACCTTGAAAGGCGCATGGACAGTCGACCCGCTTACGGTTGCGATAAAAGATGGTCAGCTTGAAGTGCTCTTCAACGGTGACGAACTCATCCCGCAGTAAGGAGAAAGACCATGTTATCCATACTGATGAAACGAGAGGCTCATAAGGCAAAGCCAGAACCGGTTGAAACCTTTGAAGCTATCGACAGTGTTAACGCTATGAACGAGTCAGCAGTAAGCCAAGCCCTTCGCGCCGCCTTTGCTGACAAGCCCTGGGAAGAAACGCAACTCGTGTTTAAGCAAGACCAAAGCTACTTGCGCACCTTGTCGGGTTCGAAAGAGAAAGATCCGTACAAGCAAGAGCTCATTAACAAGTACCGACCATTGGTTGAAAAGCTACTGGACACTCACAAAGGCGACTACGGCAACCTCGACGTAATGTGGTGCTTTTATATGTGGCACTTTGACCTTGGCCAGTTTGAAGAAATTCACGATGACTTTAGAGCGGCCATCGATGGCGGATTAGAAACACCGGCTAATTTCAAAGTGAATGGTCAAACGGGGTTTTGTGATTACGTCTTTAAGTACACACACAAAGCGCACACTGAAAAGAAAGCGTACAAGCGCGAATACCTGCTTAAAGCCGTAAATGATTTACTGGCTGGTGAGCTTGCTACCAACGCCCCACTTAAAGTGAAAATGTTCCGCCTAGTCGGTGACTGGCACTTTGAAGCTGACGACAAAGAAAAGGCGCACAACCTGTTTGAGCTAGTGATGAAGCTAGATCCAAACAAAGGCGGTGTGAAGAAAAAGCTAGAAGCATTACAAAAGGAGCTTGGTTATGACCAACCCCATTAAAGACGAGTCACAAGTCAAGGTCGCGGAGTTGGCCTCGCCTATTGAAAAAGATGGTAAATCGCTTACGCATATTGATATCAGCAAGCCACACTCTGGGCATTTGCGTGGATTAAGCTTGATAGATGTGTGCGGAATGAAGTTTGAGGCAGGACAAACCCTATTACCTCGAATCTCTTGCTTGAACGAGCGTGACATTATCAATATGCCTCCAGAGAACTGGGCGCCTTTGCTCACGACGCTTGCCTCTTTTTTCGTTGCGACGGAATAGTAATAGATCGAGTTGAAGACTATTACGCAGATATCGCCCTTGTGTTCCATTGGCCCCCAAGCGAAATAGACAAACTCAGCTACGACGATCTATTACTGTTTCGAGAGCTTGCCCGAGAGAGGCACGAACAAAGACCACAAGAGAGCGAATGAGCTCTCTTTTTTTGTATCAACAAAAGGCTATCCATAATGAAAATGAAACTGTCTGTTCTCATGGATATGAAAGACAAGACTTCAGCCGTTCTCAAAGGGATGAGTGGCGAAAGCGATTATTACGCCAAATCCATCAAAAAGGTACAGAAGACACAGGCTGATGATTCTGCCGCAATGGGGATGATTGACTCTTTAAAAACGTCACGAAAAGCGATGGACAAGAACGCCATTGCGGTTGCTGCGGTCAGCGAAAAGCTTGAGGAGTTAAAAGTAAAAGCAGCAGGCGTTGAATCCCCAAGTGCGGCTCTAACGGAGAAAATTACAAAGCAGCAAGCTAAGCTGAGCAAACTGAACACTGAGCAAGAAGGGTATAAATCCCATTTAGAAAAGCTCGATACCCAGTTAAAAAAGACAGGCGTGAATACGGCTAATCTCGATGATGAATACGACCGATTGAATCGAAGTTATAAGAAACACGGTAAGGAAATAGGAAGGCTCAGTAAACGTTATACCACCTTACAAAGAGTCATTAGCCCGATTCAAAAGCTGAACCGTGCAATCAAATTTCCCAAGGTCGGCGCTGCAGCTGCAGGAAAAGGCGCGGCGCTTTTAAGTGGTTTGAGCTTTGCAGGGTTAGTGACACAAGTGAATGGCGCTGCAGGTGAAATGGATAACCTAGCAAAGACATCAGCCAACCTAAAATTACCTATTGAAGAACTCCAAGCCATGCAATCCCAAGCTAAACATGCAGGGGTAAGCTCTGATGCACTGTCTAACTCTATGCTTCGCTTCACCAAGCGACTTGGCGTGCTGCAGCAAACGGGTTCAGGTGCGTTAGGCTCGTATCTTAAAAAGAGTAAGAACGCGCTGCATAGAGACTTACAGGGCGCGCAAGACACTAAGCAGGCGTATGAAATGCTCCTTGAAGAGTTTTCTCAGCTTGAAACGCCGCAAGAACAAATGGCCTTTGCCGATGCAGCCTTTGGCCAAGACGGTCGCAAAATGCTGATCATGTTGCGTGAAGGCACTGAAGGGTTAACGGCGGCGAGAAAAGAACTCAATGCATTGGGTGGCGGTGCGACTGCAGAAGATGCGGCGAAAGCGGAAGCCTACAATGATGCTCTGCAAAAAATCGAAGAAAGCGTTCGCTCTATGAAGTTTGCAGCACTTGCACCCATCATGGAAAAAGCGACCAAAGCATTCACCCAGTTTTCTGAGAAGTTTAAGAATGCAGCTTGGCGAACCGGTTTTATCGAAAAGCTTATCCAAACCGTAGATGGTCTTTATCAAGGTTTTGAACTGCTAGGTAAAGGGCTTATTTGGTTAGCGCAAAACTTCAAAGGGGTTCTGGCGACGGTCGCCATTCTCAAAGTGGCGTTGATTGCTTTGAATGCAGCGGTTTTGGCAAACCCAATCGGGCTTATAGTGGCCGCTGTTGCCGCTGCAGTAATCGCCCTCACTTATTTAATCGATAAGTTCATTGGCTTAGACAAAGTGATTAAATGGATTGGTGACAGCATTGGTTGGTTGTGGGATAAATTCAAAGCGCTAATCAACAAACTTCCAGATGCACTCATCCCCGATGGTTGGAAAATTCAAACTGATGAAGCTAGCCAAGAAGTCGATAACTTAGCCGCTAAGCTCAATCGTATTGAAGATAAGAGCGCGACGCTTGGCATTACGACCAATGAAACCCAAAATCGAACGGAACGAACCCAAACGGAGCAAGGTTACCATGCTTATCAAACTGGAGGAGTTCAGCCTCTTAAGCAAAGCACAGCTTATAGTCCTCTAGGTAACCAAACCGTGAAAAGTAAATCTGAAGTGTCATTAACCATCAAGTCAGATAAGCCAGTCGCTATTGATAAAGCGAAGGCAGAACAAGGCACAGATTTGAACTTAGATGTGGGGAATATGGCGGCAAGCTTTTAATTAAATGGAAGCCCTATCAATGCATTAGGACTTCCTTATTTAAATCAATAGTACCTAAGCTTTTTGATGTCGACTACACCTACGTAATTTCCCAAATATTCGCCAAACACTCGGATCTTAGCTTGCTCATCTAGAGCGACCTGAAAGCGATTAGATCCTATAGGTACAATGTCACACTCCGTATCCTGCACCATTAAATTCATTTCTCGTATTAGATCTGGAATAATTTTTTCATCAAAGCTAAATTCGTAAACTACTTTCGCCTTTCGAGCTGGGGCAATTTTGTCATAATCGCTACTAATTCTACGTTGACTCGCAGTTATCAATGATTCCATCTTATCTATTCGATCTATGAGGTACTTTCCAAGTTGCCCATCCACCGTTTCATTCGAAGCGACTTCTTTCATTACTTTATGCGTCATTGCTCTATATACAGGGTTATCAGGCTCCTCATCTTTCACGGCTAATCGAGCCATTGACAACAAAGTCTCACGAAGCTTCATTACTCCAGCCATGTCGTCTTTGTAAAAGATGGTTCTTTCATCTGAAATATCAAATGGAAGTCTGGTTCCATCCACTGCGAGTGAAATAACTGGTTTTCTTGCTGCATGGCGTAAACCCAATTCGTACATCACATTAGGGTTCAATTCTGACAAATTGGCGATAACAAGCTCCGCATTTATCACGTGCTCAATGACCTGAGTAGTGATTGACCCTGACTTATCTACCCTGTGTGCAACGACTACTTCTAGTCCTAATTCCTTACATACAGGTTCAAGTACCGCGTCAATTAATCCATCTGCAGCACGTCGAGTTTCGGAACTTTCCGCCCCTATTGGAGTAACAATAAAGCACTTTTTGACTTGTTCTTCTTTCTTAGGTTCAGCCTTTGCCATCGCAATAATTCCATAATCGTTTTCCTATGTTTCATATGGGGTTAACAAAAACTTATTCAAGAGCTTATACGCTATAAAACTAGATTAAGTGCTATAAAGTGAGATGCACCCCATTGACACCCAGCCCCTAACAACCTTACCCTACATATGCACTGGCAAAATCCAGTGTCGGGCGTAGGAACTCGTTTAGACATAAGGCGCATAGACGCCAGCTTTTTGCTGGTTTTTTTATGTGTGGCTTCGGCACACTTGCACATAGTCGTTTCGTATAGAAACCGTACTATCTGAATTATGGTGGGCTGGGCAAGGCAGCTTCGGCTGGCCGTATCCTTGTGTCGCGGTATTCCTACCCTTGTTCAGTTCACCACCCGAAGCGTAGGAACTCCGTGTGGTGATTAAAATCATGACACAAGGAGGCTATCATGCCGACATCTTCCCTCTCTTTCCAAAATACTCATTTCGAGATTATTGAACAAAGCAATCAACTTTGGCTAACTGCCACAGATATAGCTAAAGCTCTTGGCTACCGAAAGCGAGATGCTGTAACTCAGATTTTCGAACGAAATTCTGATGAGTTCACAGGTCAAATGACTGAGACACTCAGAATGAGTGCCTCAGGTAATTACCAAAAAACAGTGCGTATATTTTCCCTTCGTGGGGCGCACTTAATTGCGATGTTCAGCCGAACCTCTGCTGCCAAAGAATTCCGTAAATGGGTATTGGACGTATTAGACCGAGAAATACAAAAGCCACAAAACAATCAAAACCCCACCCTACTCAACAATGCCAAAAGAGCATGCGAACGCGTAAGCCAGCGCGAGAACCAAAGCTATAATGAATTACTATCACTCAAAGAAACCTTTGCTCAGATCGAACACTCTTCTCGTATTGCCCAAAACCAAATCAACGACCTAATAACCAGCCAT comes from Vibrio bathopelagicus and encodes:
- a CDS encoding phage tail assembly protein yields the protein MTNPIKDESQVKVAELASPIEKDGKSLTHIDISKPHSGHLRGLSLIDVCGMKFEAGQTLLPRISCLNERDIINMPPENWAPLLTTLASFFVATE
- a CDS encoding GpE family phage tail protein codes for the protein MFHWPPSEIDKLSYDDLLLFRELARERHEQRPQESE
- a CDS encoding phage virion morphogenesis protein — its product is MSELTLATPEQLTQAVESLVLTASDKFELNKRMANHARQFFRQQIRAQRDIDNNPYQSRTRRKTTQLWDGTQAQNTVNNKNMLLGFGKALRTHVTEESFEVGLKGVAGRIGQEHNQGDQVSFTTRVNGHYNSKTGQWTGGVKTKRNYQMPKRTFIGWTPALERELLAMAAEHFALEDAA
- a CDS encoding BRO-N domain-containing protein, whose amino-acid sequence is MPTSSLSFQNTHFEIIEQSNQLWLTATDIAKALGYRKRDAVTQIFERNSDEFTGQMTETLRMSASGNYQKTVRIFSLRGAHLIAMFSRTSAAKEFRKWVLDVLDREIQKPQNNQNPTLLNNAKRACERVSQRENQSYNELLSLKETFAQIEHSSRIAQNQINDLITSHHSKRDHIAHIYLAHQVMVV
- the gpM gene encoding phage terminase small subunit; protein product: MLSILMKREAHKAKPEPVETFEAIDSVNAMNESAVSQALRAAFADKPWEETQLVFKQDQSYLRTLSGSKEKDPYKQELINKYRPLVEKLLDTHKGDYGNLDVMWCFYMWHFDLGQFEEIHDDFRAAIDGGLETPANFKVNGQTGFCDYVFKYTHKAHTEKKAYKREYLLKAVNDLLAGELATNAPLKVKMFRLVGDWHFEADDKEKAHNLFELVMKLDPNKGGVKKKLEALQKELGYDQPH
- a CDS encoding phage tail protein, with translation MKALQSLTDLFKSHVTDAAKMDVWAEDGALFCGQGSDVDGFEIEYTAIIFLQSAKLEPQVLFMQLVSWLNKFDPERAEKGLPMPTFALEPLDKGAFDLKLKIDIREEFNLQENEQGNWKQGDTRYECVSGFEARADEDQLGELVYFVGHLDDLP
- a CDS encoding DUF2635 domain-containing protein, yielding MDKQEVEKTALPTFKIKPAKTNLIVKDPTTREPLKAAGEDKPRNAYWLRRLAEKSIVVIDKTAKPTAKKETK
- a CDS encoding phage tail tube protein; translation: MGTKITSRAVLNAGSLGRLPIKEGAEYGLGNMKRETIMGDDGPLGFSEQFSDAPFIKCTIIHAQDTDEKAIADFVGEDITLETNTNRAYTLKGAWTVDPLTVAIKDGQLEVLFNGDELIPQ
- a CDS encoding phage tail sheath subtilisin-like domain-containing protein, which produces MSIGFAEVPSTARVPGVYIEIDNSLANSAEDLQAILAIGNAVSDATVAPNKVTLCMDETIAAASFGANSDIVEMITYFRKQDKTMPIFAVSVEDSDTASALAALGDVQYHHIMCSLNDSTTIRELGTFLEERYGALEQVPGIAYLPKKGTHAELITFAPTSNCALINFLPINNLGDSAEAPLSDAAAIGAWVGQIAPSLAIDPCRPLQTLKLNGVYSLAEQEWDWAERNLFLYEGLSTYTVNSANEVLVERAVTAYTENAAGVTDNSYLDVMTPATAMYFRQKQRSLILSVYPRHKVAKDGTKFAKGQPIVTPTMFKAKLLTLYRDLEYQGIVQDFDGYKKSLIVELDETNKQRVNYQDSPQFVNGLIIVAGKIQFRK